In one Drosophila albomicans strain 15112-1751.03 chromosome X, ASM965048v2, whole genome shotgun sequence genomic region, the following are encoded:
- the LOC127565483 gene encoding UPF0746 protein DDB_G0281095-like: MSCTKQRPLCAEEAHSTTTLQGGSQETVSTIIKQSPTSPQQQQQQQQRLSGIAGLQVDEVLYAQQQQQQQQQQQATQRQHQQQQHQQQQQQLVTYQDRPPPPPYNVCSKQPPPHHQQQFDEEQQHQQHQQQQQQQLNTYEQFLKLSAQEYTQLNAAAESAALNLSSIGVGKSVEEDGTVESSSTATTATTTHELRMLRQANVAAAMAVVANVAANANVEPVNDTDCEP; encoded by the exons ATGAGCTGCACGAAGCAGCGTCCACTCT GCGCAGAGGAAGCACACAGCACGACAACGCTGCAAGGCGGCAGCCAGGAAACGGTTTCGACGATCATTAAGCAATCGCCAACAtcgccgcagcaacaacaacagcagcagcagcggttgAGTGGAATTGCAGGTCTGCAAGTGGATGAAGTGCTCTATGCGCAG cagcagcagcaacaacagcagcagcagcaggccaCACAgcggcaacatcaacagcagcaacatcaacagcaacaacagcaacttgtTACTTACCAGGACCGTCCACCGCCGCCGCCCTACAACGTGTGCAGCAAACAGCCACCGCCACACCATCAGCAACAGTTCGATgaggagcaacaacatcagcaacatcaacagcagcagcagcaacaattgaaTACCTATGAACAGTTTTTGAAACTGTCGGCACAGGAATACACGCAATTGAATGCAGCTGCCGAGAGTGCGGCGCTCAACTTGAGCAGCATTGGCGTTGGCAAATCTGTCGAGGAAGATGGCACCGTCGAATCAtcgtcaacagcaacaacagcaacaacaactcacgAGCTGCGCATGCTGCGGCAGGCGAATGTGGCTGCTGCCATGGCTGTGGTTGCTAATGTGGCTGCCAATGCGAATGTTGAGCCCGTCAATGACACCGATTGCGAGCCgtag
- the LOC117571219 gene encoding E3 ubiquitin-protein ligase RNF185, protein MDGATATAPASAPELPTTSSSATALGDVNNSNSNSNSNSNNTVDTDNIGWARDKTESTSELRQRATSYSFTGSALAAHETGGSGATPSLTATSTPTTTPTTATATATSTASGASNENDKDKEQDESLYECNICLDTAKDAVVSMCGHLFCWPCLHQWLLTRPNRKLCPVCKAAVDKDKVIPLYGRNSTRQEDPRNKVPPRPAGQRTEPEPAPGFRGFGFGDGFQISFGIGAFPFGFFTSTLNLGEPRPAPANRGTTQYEDEQTLSRLFLYLAFICICWLLFA, encoded by the exons ATGGATggagcaacagcgacagcgccAGCTTCGGCACCAGAACTGCCCACCACATCATCGTCAGCGACAGCTTTGGGCGatgtcaacaacagcaacagcaacagtaacagcaacagcaacaacaccgtCGATACCGACAATATTGGCTGGGCCAGGGATAAAACTGAAAGCACATCGGAACTGCGCCAACGTGCAACATCGTATTCCTTCACCGGCAGCGCATTAGCAGCGCATGAGACTGGCGGATCTGGAGCGACACCCTCGTTGACAGCGACATCCACGCCAACGacgacaccaacaacagcgacagctacagcaacatcCACTGCAAGTGGAGCGAGCAATGAGAACGATAAAGACAAGGAGCAGGATGAATCTTTATACGAGTGCAATATTTGCTTGGACACAGCCAAGGATGCGGTGGTCAGCATGTGTGGCCATCTATTCTGTTGGCCCTGTTTGCATCAGTGGCTGTTAACGCGACCCAATCGCAAACTCTGTCCCGTCTGCAAGGCAGCCGTCGACAAGGACAAAGTTATACCGCTCTATGGTCGCAATAGCACCCGCCAGGAGGATCCACG CAATAAGGTGCCGCCACGTCCAGCCGGACAGCGAACAGAACCAGAGCCAGCACCAGGCTTCCGAGGATTTGGCTTTGGCGATGGCTTCCAGATTTCATTTGGCATTGGCGCTTTTCCTTTCGGCTTCTTTACATCAACGCTTAACTTGGGCGAACCACGTCCGGCAC CTGCAAATCGTGGCACCACACAATACGAGGATGAGCAGACACTGTCCAGACTATTTCTATATCTCGCCTTTATCTGCATCTGTTGGCTGCTATTTGCCTAG